A genomic stretch from Hemibagrus wyckioides isolate EC202008001 linkage group LG20, SWU_Hwy_1.0, whole genome shotgun sequence includes:
- the si:ch73-52e5.2 gene encoding protein THEM6 has translation MLLWVLSSLLVLFSTVDLWYFVRGAWAVLKYLFQDPVRDVLAEQVVHGRVLPHDIDYMGHMNNARYLRECDFARLSYYTRNGMFKASHTLGARMVVGASTIRYRRSLGLGEAFELRSRIVAWDEKSFFMEQRFVSKSDGFISAVILCRQNVIHSSPDQILQHVCKRKVECPDIPEDLQHWINFISANSQALRAECGLDEKTK, from the exons ATGTTGCTGTGGGTTCTGTCCAGCTTGCTGGTGCTGTTTAGTACCGTTGACTTGTGGTATTTTGTGAGAGGAGCCTGGGCGGTTCTGAAGTATCTGTTCCAGGACCCGGTCAGAGACGTGCTAGCCGAGCAGGTCGTCCATGGCCGAGTTCTCCCCCACGACATCGATTACATGGGCCACATGAACAACGCTCGCTATCTGAGGGAGTGTGACTTCGCCAGACTGTCTTATTACACACGCAACGGGATGTTCAAGGCCTCTCACACACTCGGAGCGAGGATGGTGGTCGGAGCCTCGACCATCCGCTACCGACGGTCACTCGGACTCGGAGAGGCGTTCGAGCTACGGAGCCGTATCGTGGCCTGGGATGAAAAGTCGTTCTTCATGGAGCAGCGCTTCGTGTCCAAATCCGACGGCTTTATCTCGGCTGTCATACTCTGCAGGCAGAATGTTATTCATAGCTCACCTGATCAGATTTTGCAGCATGTCTGCAAGAGAAAG GTGGAATGTCCTGATATCCCAGAAGACCTTCAGCACTGGATCAATTTCATCTCAGCTAACAGTCAGGCACTGAGAGCAGAATGCGGCTTAGACGAGAAGACCAAGTGA
- the ftr87 gene encoding tripartite motif-containing protein 16 isoform X2, whose product MAAAATIAVDEDHFCCPVCLEVLRDPVTIPCGHSYCMECIKGYWKKTEHKTGYSCPQCRQAFNTRPVLARNTMLAGLVEKLREKLRDAGIQEAPQAIEVECDECQGRKRRAVKSCVKCLASYCEVHLKQHKTHKLTDVTRQLHKRVCNRHGRLFELYCRTDQQLVCPLCVTDGHSGHHTVPAVEERTEKQRQLEEAIRRSKQRSKEKEKELKNIMKHLKRSAQAVEEDSEKICTKLLRSIERRHTEVKELLRAEERAALAQAEGLLEHLDQQTEDTRRKEAELELLSHTDDHIHFLLKCKPLLVPADPDELPGVDVHPYFSLMVLRRAVTELRERVNDVCDRELVRISDLIKDGQSLSAESTSPVPAGPEMVSLLKSADQAQSTHGEPKTRADFLHFCCDVTLDPNTANSYLCLSEGNRKVSTCYDSKYCPEHLDRFSGWAQVLAKEAVSTRCYWEVEWSGSGGIGIGVSYKGINRHGGSGDGKPGCNSKSWSLNLFDGHCTFQHNKTKLEIPSPISARIGVFVDHKTGVLAFYCISPRRDTMTLLHRTHTTFSQPLHPGFWLGLGSTLRLCPILKFSA is encoded by the exons ATGGCAGCCGCAGCTACTATCGCGGTGGACGAGGACCACTTTTGTTGCCCAGTGTGTTTGGAGGTGCTGAGGGATCCGGTGACTATTCCCTGTGGCCATAGTTACTGCATGGAGTGTATTAAAGGCTACTGGAAGAAAACCGAGCACAAGACGGGTTACTCCTGCCCTCAGTGTCGTCAAGCCTTTAATACGAGACCTGTCCTGGCCAGGAACACCATGCTGGCAGGTCTGGTGGAGAAGCTGAGGGAGAAGCTGAGGGACGCCGGGATCCAGGAAGCTCCTCAAGCGATTGAAGTGGAGTGTGACGAGTGTCAAGGGAGAAAGCGCAGAGCTGTGAAGTCGTGCGTGAAGTGCTTGGCCTCCTACTGCGAGGTTCACCTCAAACAGCACAAGACGCACAAACTAACAGACGTAACCAGACAACTGCACAAGAGAGTGTGTAATCGGCACGGCCGGCTGTTCGAGCTTTACTGCCGGACAGATCAGCAGCTCGTCTGCCCTCTCTGCGTGACGGACGGACACAGCGGTCATCACACCGTGCCAGCTGTCGAGGAGAGAACCGAAAAGCAG AGGCAGTTAGAAGAGGCCATAAGAAGATCAAAACAAAGGAgcaaggagaaagagaaggagctGAAGAACATCATGAAACACCTCAAG CGCTCAGCACAGGCTGTGGAGGAAGACAGTGAGAAAATCTGCACTAAGCTGCTGCGCTCCATCGAGAGGAGACACACCGAGGTGAAGGAGCTGCTCAGAGCCGAAGAGAGAGCCGCACTGGCCCAAGCTGAGGGACTGCTCGAGCATCTGGACCAACAAACCGAAGATACCAGGAGGAAAGAAGCCGAGCTGGagctgctctcacacactgacgatcacatccacttcctgttG AAGTGCAAACCCCTTTTGGTTCCTGCTGATCCTGATGAACTTCCCGGTGTTGACGTCCATCCGTACTTCTCACTGATGGTCCTGAGGAGAGCCGTCACGGAGCTGAGAGAGCGAGTGAACGACGTGTGCGACAGGGAGTTAGTCAGGATCTCCGATTTAA TTAAAGATGGGCAGAGTCTATCAGCTGAAAGCACTTCCCCTGTCCCTGCAGGTCCTGAAATGG TTTCTCTATTGAAAAGCGCGGACCAAGCACAAAGCACACACGGAGAGCCGAAGACCAGAGCTGACTTTTTACACT TCTGCTGTGACGTGACATTGGACCCAAACACTGCCAACTCCTACCTCTGCCTTTCTGAGGGGAACCGGAAGGTCAGCACCTGCTACGACTCTAAGTACTGTCCAGAACATCTGGACAGATTCAGCGGCTGGGCTCAGGTCCTGGCTAAGGAGGCCGTCTCAACCCggtgttactgggaggtggagtggagcggCAGTGGCGGCATCGGGATCGGAGTTTCTTACAAAGGGATCAATAGGCACGGTGGGAGCGGCGACGGAAAACCGGGCTGCAATTCCAAATCATGGAGTTTGAACCTTTTCGATGGCCACTGTACATTTCAGCACAATAAAACCAAGCTGGAGATCCCATCTCCTATTTCAGCCAGGATTGGAGTGTTTGTGGACCATAAAACAGGGGTTCTAGCTTTCTACTGCATCTCACCAAGAAGGGACACCATGACCTTGCTGCACAGGACACACACGACGTTCTCGCAGCCTCTGCACCCAGGGTTTTGGCTTGGCCTTGGTTCCACACTCAGACTGTGCCCCATCCTTAAATTCTCAGCTTAG
- the ftr67 gene encoding finTRIM family, member 67, producing MAQAGVFLEHDQFNCSICLDVLKDPVTVPCGHSYCKACIKGYWDQDDYLGVYGCPQCRQSFTPRPVLGRNTMLADVVEKLKKTAINSSSSSPVKSEPTQAEPGDVHCDVCTGSRNRAVRSCLVCLASYCEDHVKPHYESTAFQKHKLTAPTSSLQESLCVRHDRLLEVFCRTEQRCICYLCLTDEHKGHDTVLASTEMSDKKDALAETQRKSRQRIEEREKELQELRRATQSLTLSAQAALEESERIFTELVCSIERRRTEVKELIRNQEIAATSQAEELLCQLEQEIAELKKRDAELSNLAQTDNQISFLQNYGSVCVQPVCMDVPSITADPGFGCVMSAVSEFQALLDDVCQGGFVNISEKVGEVTIIQNTKPKADAESNTDLQTPSVFQAFVGQNAFGVPVPMFSGFAMSSQIGCRPAPRLRLHQRRRRR from the exons ATGGCGCAGGCGGGTGTGTTTTTGGAACATGACCAGTTTAACTGCTCGATCTGTCTGGATGTGTTGAAGGATCCGGTCACGGTTCCGTGCGGTCACAGCTACTGTAAGGCCTGCATTAAAGGCTACTGGGACCAGGATGATTATTTGGGGGTTTATGGCTGCCCTCAGTGCAGGCAGAGCTTCACTCCCAGGCCTGTACTGGGCAGGAACACGATGTTGGCCGAcgtggtggagaaactgaaaAAGACGGCgattaattcttcttcttcttctccggTTAAATCCGAGCCCACCCAAGCCGAGCCCGGGGACGTGCACTGCGACGTGTGCACAGGAAGCAGAAACCGAGCCGTTAGGTCGTGTCTGGTCTGTCTGGCGTCTTACTGCGAGGATCACGTGAAGCCGCACTACGAGTCCACCGCTTTCCAGAAGCACAAACTCACAGCACCGACCTCCAGCCTGCAGGAAAGCCTGTGTGTACGCCATGACAGGCTGCTGGAGGTTTTCTGTAGGACAGAGCAGCGGTGCATCTGCTACCTGTGTTTAACTGACGAGCACAAGGGCCATGATACGGTGCTGGCCTCCACAGAGATGAGCGACAAAAAG GACGCTCTGGCGGAAACACAGAGGAAGTCCCGGCAGAGAATCGAGGAGCGAGAGAAGGAGTTGCAGGAGCTGAGACGAGCCACACAGTCTCTCACT CTCTCAGCACAGGCGGCTCTAGAGGAGAGCGAGCGGATCTTCACGGAGCTGGTTTGCTCCATTGAGCGGCGGCGTACGGAGGTAAAGGAGCTGATACGCAATCAGGAGATAGCGGCCACGAGCCAAGCCGAGGAGCTTCTCTGCCAGCTGGAGCAGGAGATCGCCGAGCTGAAGAAACGAGACGCTGAATTAAGCAACCTCGCTCAAACCGACAACCAGATCTCCTTCCTGCAG AACTACGGGTCGGTGTGTGTCCAGCCCGTGTGTATGGACGTTCCCAGCATCACAGCGGACCCTGGTTTCGGGTGTGTGATGAGCGCGGTGTCTGAGTTCCAAGCTCTGCTCGATGACGTGTGCCAAGGTGGATTtgtgaatatttcagaaaaag TCGGTGAAGTCACCATTATTCAGAATACCAAGCCAAAGGCTGATGCAGAGTCGAATACAG atCTTCAGACACCTTCAGTCTTTCAAGCTTTTGTTGGCCAAAACGCCTTCGGTGTCCCGGTGCCGATGTTTAGTGGCTTCGCAATGTCGTCACAGatcg GCTGCAGACCGGCTCCTCGACTCAGACTTCATCAGCGTAGGAGACGGCGGTAG
- the them6 gene encoding protein THEM6-like yields MELLLWLLAVLLVLFCFLDVWYYLRLVAVLLRAWFLSPVFDITAEQTVGGHVLLHDIDLGHMNNARYLRECDFARISLYARNGVLKAARALGGTMVVGATTVRYRRPLCIGEKFELRTRIVTWDDKAFYLEQRFVSNKDGMVAAVMFCKQNVLRSSPDKILQHLCKRKVEVPEFPEELQHWISFMTANSQALKAESGLEKKRE; encoded by the exons AT GGAGCTGTTGTTGTGGCTGTTAGCTGTGTTGCTGGTTCTTTTCTGCTTCTTGGACGTGTGGTACTACCTCCGCCTGGTGGCTGTTTTACTCCGCGCCTGGTTCCTCTCACCGGTGTTTGACATCACAGCAGAGCAGACTGTCGGAGGCCACGTCCTCCTCCACGATATCGACCTGGGTCACATGAACAACGCACGCTACCTACGTGAGTGCGACTTCGCCCGGATTTCCCTGTACGCCCGCAACGGTGTCCTGAAGGCTGCGAGGGCCCTGGGTGGGACCATGGTAGTGGGTGCGACTACTGTCCGCTACAGACGGCCCCTGTGTATAGGGGAAAAGTTTGAGCTGCGCACTCGTATCGTCACGTGGGACGACAAAGCGTTCTACCTTGAGCAACGCTTCGTGTCCAATAAGGATGGAATGGTGGCAGCCGTCATGTTCTGCAAACAGAACGTGCTGCGGAGCAGCCCAGACAAAATCCTCCAACACCTGTGCAAGAGAAAG GTTGAGGTTCCCGAGTTTCCCGAAGAGCTGCAGCACTGGATCAGCTTCATGACGGCAAACAGCCAAGCTTTAAAGGCGGAGAGTGGACTGGAGAAGAAACGTGAATGA
- the ftr87 gene encoding tripartite motif-containing protein 16 isoform X1, producing the protein MAAAATIAVDEDHFCCPVCLEVLRDPVTIPCGHSYCMECIKGYWKKTEHKTGYSCPQCRQAFNTRPVLARNTMLAGLVEKLREKLRDAGIQEAPQAIEVECDECQGRKRRAVKSCVKCLASYCEVHLKQHKTHKLTDVTRQLHKRVCNRHGRLFELYCRTDQQLVCPLCVTDGHSGHHTVPAVEERTEKQRQLEEAIRRSKQRSKEKEKELKNIMKHLKRSAQAVEEDSEKICTKLLRSIERRHTEVKELLRAEERAALAQAEGLLEHLDQQTEDTRRKEAELELLSHTDDHIHFLLKCKPLLVPADPDELPGVDVHPYFSLMVLRRAVTELRERVNDVCDRELVRISDLIKDGQSLSAESTSPVPAGPEMGTDPQHTHPDPRLSLCTLTQRLISTDLSPKCFTVSLLKSADQAQSTHGEPKTRADFLHFCCDVTLDPNTANSYLCLSEGNRKVSTCYDSKYCPEHLDRFSGWAQVLAKEAVSTRCYWEVEWSGSGGIGIGVSYKGINRHGGSGDGKPGCNSKSWSLNLFDGHCTFQHNKTKLEIPSPISARIGVFVDHKTGVLAFYCISPRRDTMTLLHRTHTTFSQPLHPGFWLGLGSTLRLCPILKFSA; encoded by the exons ATGGCAGCCGCAGCTACTATCGCGGTGGACGAGGACCACTTTTGTTGCCCAGTGTGTTTGGAGGTGCTGAGGGATCCGGTGACTATTCCCTGTGGCCATAGTTACTGCATGGAGTGTATTAAAGGCTACTGGAAGAAAACCGAGCACAAGACGGGTTACTCCTGCCCTCAGTGTCGTCAAGCCTTTAATACGAGACCTGTCCTGGCCAGGAACACCATGCTGGCAGGTCTGGTGGAGAAGCTGAGGGAGAAGCTGAGGGACGCCGGGATCCAGGAAGCTCCTCAAGCGATTGAAGTGGAGTGTGACGAGTGTCAAGGGAGAAAGCGCAGAGCTGTGAAGTCGTGCGTGAAGTGCTTGGCCTCCTACTGCGAGGTTCACCTCAAACAGCACAAGACGCACAAACTAACAGACGTAACCAGACAACTGCACAAGAGAGTGTGTAATCGGCACGGCCGGCTGTTCGAGCTTTACTGCCGGACAGATCAGCAGCTCGTCTGCCCTCTCTGCGTGACGGACGGACACAGCGGTCATCACACCGTGCCAGCTGTCGAGGAGAGAACCGAAAAGCAG AGGCAGTTAGAAGAGGCCATAAGAAGATCAAAACAAAGGAgcaaggagaaagagaaggagctGAAGAACATCATGAAACACCTCAAG CGCTCAGCACAGGCTGTGGAGGAAGACAGTGAGAAAATCTGCACTAAGCTGCTGCGCTCCATCGAGAGGAGACACACCGAGGTGAAGGAGCTGCTCAGAGCCGAAGAGAGAGCCGCACTGGCCCAAGCTGAGGGACTGCTCGAGCATCTGGACCAACAAACCGAAGATACCAGGAGGAAAGAAGCCGAGCTGGagctgctctcacacactgacgatcacatccacttcctgttG AAGTGCAAACCCCTTTTGGTTCCTGCTGATCCTGATGAACTTCCCGGTGTTGACGTCCATCCGTACTTCTCACTGATGGTCCTGAGGAGAGCCGTCACGGAGCTGAGAGAGCGAGTGAACGACGTGTGCGACAGGGAGTTAGTCAGGATCTCCGATTTAA TTAAAGATGGGCAGAGTCTATCAGCTGAAAGCACTTCCCCTGTCCCTGCAGGTCCTGAAATGGGTACTgatccccaacacacacaccctgatccACGACTTTCTTTATGTACATTAACCCAGCGTCTTATAAGTACTGATCTATCTCCCAAATGCTTTACAGTTTCTCTATTGAAAAGCGCGGACCAAGCACAAAGCACACACGGAGAGCCGAAGACCAGAGCTGACTTTTTACACT TCTGCTGTGACGTGACATTGGACCCAAACACTGCCAACTCCTACCTCTGCCTTTCTGAGGGGAACCGGAAGGTCAGCACCTGCTACGACTCTAAGTACTGTCCAGAACATCTGGACAGATTCAGCGGCTGGGCTCAGGTCCTGGCTAAGGAGGCCGTCTCAACCCggtgttactgggaggtggagtggagcggCAGTGGCGGCATCGGGATCGGAGTTTCTTACAAAGGGATCAATAGGCACGGTGGGAGCGGCGACGGAAAACCGGGCTGCAATTCCAAATCATGGAGTTTGAACCTTTTCGATGGCCACTGTACATTTCAGCACAATAAAACCAAGCTGGAGATCCCATCTCCTATTTCAGCCAGGATTGGAGTGTTTGTGGACCATAAAACAGGGGTTCTAGCTTTCTACTGCATCTCACCAAGAAGGGACACCATGACCTTGCTGCACAGGACACACACGACGTTCTCGCAGCCTCTGCACCCAGGGTTTTGGCTTGGCCTTGGTTCCACACTCAGACTGTGCCCCATCCTTAAATTCTCAGCTTAG